In Geminocystis sp. NIES-3709, a single genomic region encodes these proteins:
- a CDS encoding flavin monoamine oxidase family protein yields the protein MSQKEAMIYDCIIIGSGLSGLIAARNLSRSNHTVLVIEAQQRIGGRMYGEYLPSGQWIDRGGQWVGPTQDRFLALLDEYEIRRFPTYSEGQKVLIFEGKRYEFNGFFQGVPEGEAPPISEEEWSDAMKAWKSFDALAQALPNGHPTSNAHNKKLDSQTFAQWIEENTHTAFGHWYFSYMSRAVGFLGPAEPHQVSLLHVLWGHKCASQAEHPEAELLHGGAGQIPEKIAQELGDCIRVGEPVIGISQNSEGVKVQTTKGQFTGKYAIVATPPHLAGRIIYDPPMPSLREQLTQRVPMGSCAKLLISYDRPFWREKGFAGIGLGNCKWIELCADSSDPETGVGVIASFVVGDRYKDWSLMNADDRRLGVLSDLAMFFGDEALSPATYDEVNWPGEPWVGGGYAAFMPPGVWTTFGEALTAPVGRIHWAGTEIAERWGGFFDGAVRTGESAAEEIIKLLAKVS from the coding sequence ATGTCTCAAAAAGAAGCCATGATATATGACTGTATTATTATCGGTTCTGGACTATCTGGACTAATAGCCGCTCGTAATTTATCTCGTTCTAATCATACTGTTTTAGTCATTGAAGCTCAACAAAGAATTGGGGGGCGGATGTACGGTGAATACTTACCGTCAGGACAATGGATTGATCGAGGTGGCCAATGGGTTGGGCCGACTCAAGATCGTTTTCTTGCCCTATTAGATGAATATGAAATACGCCGTTTTCCCACTTATTCAGAAGGACAAAAAGTTCTGATTTTTGAAGGGAAACGTTACGAATTTAATGGTTTTTTTCAAGGTGTGCCAGAAGGAGAAGCCCCTCCCATTAGTGAGGAAGAATGGAGCGATGCCATGAAAGCATGGAAATCTTTTGATGCTCTTGCTCAAGCTTTACCTAATGGACATCCTACTAGCAATGCTCACAATAAAAAACTAGATAGTCAAACCTTCGCTCAATGGATTGAAGAAAATACTCATACCGCTTTCGGACATTGGTATTTTTCTTATATGTCTCGTGCAGTGGGTTTCTTAGGCCCTGCAGAGCCTCATCAAGTTTCCCTTTTACACGTTCTTTGGGGACATAAATGTGCTTCTCAGGCAGAACATCCCGAAGCAGAACTTTTACATGGAGGTGCTGGACAAATTCCCGAAAAAATAGCCCAAGAATTAGGGGATTGCATTCGTGTAGGTGAACCGGTGATAGGCATTTCTCAGAACTCAGAAGGTGTTAAAGTTCAAACTACCAAAGGACAATTTACAGGTAAGTACGCTATTGTCGCCACGCCTCCTCACTTAGCCGGTCGAATTATCTATGATCCTCCCATGCCTTCTTTACGGGAACAACTGACTCAACGAGTCCCGATGGGATCTTGTGCTAAACTTTTAATCTCTTACGATCGACCTTTCTGGAGAGAAAAAGGTTTTGCAGGGATTGGTTTGGGTAATTGTAAATGGATTGAGCTATGTGCTGATAGTTCAGATCCTGAAACTGGTGTGGGGGTAATAGCTTCTTTTGTTGTCGGCGATCGATATAAAGATTGGTCATTGATGAATGCAGACGATCGTCGTTTGGGTGTTCTTTCCGATTTAGCAATGTTTTTCGGTGATGAAGCCTTGTCTCCAGCTACCTATGATGAAGTTAACTGGCCGGGAGAGCCTTGGGTAGGAGGAGGATATGCCGCTTTTATGCCTCCGGGAGTATGGACAACTTTTGGTGAAGCCCTCACTGCTCCTGTGGGACGTATTCATTGGGCGGGAACAGAAATAGCCGAGCGTTGGGGAGGTTTTTTTGATGGTGCAGTGCGTACTGGAGAATCTGCCGCCGAAGAAATAATTAAGCTATTAGCAAAGGTTAGTTAA
- a CDS encoding IS5 family transposase, with translation MKLERIKKLKPEKFKRRFGVKKETYNLLVEIVKKEQNNHKRGRKSKLTVSEQILVTLEYLREYRTYFHISEYWNISESTVCRTVHKIEKILLKSGYFSLGGKKELIKKENEIKAVLIDVTEIAIERPKKRQKIYYSGKKKEHTFKAQLVVNKDTLEIICYVNGRGREHDFKIFKNSRLPLSEKIKCLVDKGYQGIEKIHKLSEIPKKKTKKRKLTQEEKRKNRELNRQRIVIEHVNRKLKIFRILSEKYRNKRKRFGLRFNLIAGIYNYEIVKKDIAII, from the coding sequence ATGAAACTTGAGAGAATAAAAAAATTAAAGCCAGAAAAGTTTAAAAGGAGATTTGGAGTAAAAAAAGAAACCTATAATCTTTTAGTAGAAATAGTCAAAAAAGAACAAAACAATCACAAAAGAGGAAGGAAAAGCAAATTAACAGTGTCCGAGCAGATTTTAGTAACCTTGGAATATTTGAGAGAATATCGAACTTATTTTCACATATCAGAGTACTGGAATATCTCAGAATCAACGGTTTGTAGAACAGTTCATAAAATTGAAAAAATCTTGCTCAAATCAGGTTATTTTTCCCTAGGTGGTAAAAAAGAATTGATAAAAAAAGAGAATGAAATTAAGGCAGTATTAATAGATGTTACTGAAATAGCAATCGAAAGACCAAAAAAAAGACAAAAAATTTACTATAGTGGCAAAAAGAAGGAACATACATTTAAAGCACAATTAGTAGTTAATAAAGATACCTTGGAAATAATTTGTTATGTAAATGGACGAGGAAGAGAACATGATTTTAAAATTTTTAAAAACAGTAGATTACCATTAAGTGAAAAAATAAAGTGTTTAGTAGACAAAGGTTATCAAGGTATAGAAAAAATTCATAAATTAAGCGAAATACCAAAAAAGAAAACAAAAAAAAGAAAGTTAACCCAAGAAGAAAAAAGAAAAAATAGAGAGTTAAATCGACAAAGAATCGTAATTGAACATGTAAATAGAAAACTTAAAATATTTAGAATACTATCAGAAAAATATAGAAATAAAAGAAAAAGATTTGGGTTAAGATTCAACTTAATTGCGGGAATTTATAACTATGAAATAGTGAAAAAAGACATAGCTATTATTTAA
- a CDS encoding IS701 family transposase, which yields MKEITSSSMPPCFNRWCEKIDPVLKTKAQKREFRNYLGGLLGDSQRKNITQIAHNNLDITYHKLHHFLTESTWNYDEVNDKRLEIIASCRQTKISRCFSLIIDDSGHRKSGNFTDCVGRQYIGEIGKTDNGNVIVTTHIYDGVRSFPLDVELYEKAENFPEGKDAPQFQKKPDIAFNLIEKCLNRNYCPQIILMDGGYGNNTNLLGKLEKKNLKYIGIIAKNRLVKLVKQDFIESEKTIAEIAKSLPQDSFEKIRIGKNREKTLWVATINIELSALSGIKTVAIVMNADTFENSTDIDYLMTNEIGEKVCGNWIVETYTQRNWIEVFYREIKGWLGLSQYQVRNKRSLMRHFILVFCAYTFIQWHRLTGGLRRQWGNKPLNTFAEALEAFRNAVSFRFFQWLKDNVEVFSLYKASLGFIWA from the coding sequence ATGAAAGAAATTACTTCTTCATCAATGCCCCCATGTTTCAATCGCTGGTGTGAAAAAATAGACCCAGTCTTAAAAACAAAGGCACAAAAACGAGAGTTTAGAAATTATTTGGGCGGTTTATTAGGAGATTCTCAAAGAAAAAATATAACTCAAATTGCCCATAATAATCTTGATATTACTTATCATAAATTACACCATTTCTTAACAGAGTCCACTTGGAATTATGATGAGGTAAATGATAAAAGATTAGAAATTATTGCATCCTGTCGTCAAACAAAAATTAGTCGATGTTTCTCCTTAATTATAGACGATTCAGGTCATCGTAAAAGTGGAAACTTTACTGACTGTGTGGGAAGACAATATATTGGTGAAATTGGCAAAACTGATAATGGTAATGTTATAGTCACTACTCACATTTATGATGGTGTGAGAAGTTTTCCTTTAGACGTTGAATTATATGAAAAAGCCGAAAATTTCCCTGAAGGAAAAGACGCTCCACAATTTCAGAAAAAACCAGACATTGCCTTTAATTTAATTGAAAAATGTTTAAATCGAAATTATTGTCCCCAAATAATTTTAATGGATGGTGGTTATGGAAACAATACTAATTTATTAGGCAAACTAGAAAAAAAGAATTTAAAATATATAGGAATTATTGCTAAAAATAGATTAGTAAAATTGGTAAAACAAGATTTTATCGAGTCTGAAAAAACCATAGCTGAAATAGCAAAATCATTACCCCAAGATAGTTTTGAAAAAATAAGAATAGGAAAAAATCGAGAAAAAACTCTTTGGGTAGCAACGATAAATATTGAATTATCAGCTTTGTCGGGAATAAAAACTGTAGCTATCGTCATGAATGCAGATACTTTTGAAAATTCCACAGATATTGATTATTTAATGACTAATGAAATAGGAGAAAAAGTGTGTGGAAATTGGATAGTAGAAACTTATACACAAAGAAATTGGATAGAAGTATTTTACCGTGAAATCAAGGGATGGTTAGGGTTATCACAATACCAAGTGAGAAATAAAAGAAGTTTAATGAGACATTTTATCTTGGTATTTTGTGCCTACACTTTTATTCAATGGCATCGTTTGACAGGAGGTTTAAGAAGACAATGGGGGAATAAACCGTTAAATACTTTTGCTGAGGCATTGGAAGCGTTTCGTAATGCTGTGTCTTTTCGCTTTTTTCAATGGTTAAAAGACAATGTGGAAGTATTTAGTTTATATAAAGCTAGTTTAGGGTTTATTTGGGCATAA
- a CDS encoding diflavin flavoprotein, translated as MVTTPIKTTQRLTTQVEVIAPDTTTIRSLDWDRDRFDIEFGLQNGTTYNSYVIKGEKKALVDTSHLKFKQLYFDRLHEVINPQEIDYLIISHTEPDHSGLVKDLLEIAPHITVVASKVAIQFLEGFVHVDFKRQVVKNGDRLDLGNGHIIEFINAPNLHWPDTIFSYDHGTETLFTCDAFGMHYCSAALYDEHLADISPDYRFYYECLMAPNARSVLSAMKRMEELGEISLVANGHGPILKHNVKELLDRYQRWSNEQSKGEKTVAVFYISDYGYSDRLSQAIAKGITKTGIAVEMIDINGTDIHEIPEIVGKSAGIVLGMPPLTDNPVAQISNKMGAILACVNSKQTVGLYESYGGDDEPIDPLARKLQDLGLTSAFAPIRIKDTPHENIYQLCEESGVDLGQILTKKTSIQQRKSLNSDLDKAIGRISGGLYIITAQKGEAKGAMLASWVTQASFEPPGFTVAVAKDRAIESLLQVDDTFVLNILEEGKYQPLMKHFLKRFPPGADRFEGVKTQIATNGSPILIDALAYLECEVISRMDCGDHWVVYSKVTNGRVSKPDALTAVHHRKVGNYY; from the coding sequence ATGGTGACAACTCCCATTAAAACGACTCAGCGTCTTACAACTCAAGTAGAAGTTATTGCCCCAGATACTACGACTATTCGTTCTTTGGATTGGGATCGCGATCGCTTTGATATTGAATTTGGACTACAAAATGGTACTACTTATAACTCTTATGTAATTAAAGGAGAGAAAAAGGCTTTAGTTGATACTTCTCATCTCAAATTTAAACAATTATATTTCGATCGACTCCATGAAGTGATCAATCCTCAAGAAATAGATTATCTTATCATCTCCCATACTGAACCTGATCATAGTGGATTAGTGAAGGATTTGTTAGAAATTGCTCCCCATATCACGGTAGTGGCTTCAAAAGTAGCGATTCAATTTTTAGAAGGATTTGTCCATGTTGATTTTAAACGACAAGTAGTCAAAAATGGCGATCGACTTGATTTGGGTAATGGTCATATCATAGAATTTATTAATGCTCCCAACTTACATTGGCCTGACACTATTTTCAGTTATGATCACGGTACAGAAACTCTTTTTACCTGTGATGCTTTTGGGATGCACTACTGTAGTGCGGCTTTGTATGATGAACATCTAGCGGACATTTCCCCAGACTATCGTTTCTATTATGAATGCTTGATGGCACCTAATGCTCGATCGGTATTATCTGCTATGAAGCGCATGGAGGAATTAGGAGAAATTTCTTTAGTGGCTAATGGTCATGGCCCTATTTTAAAGCATAATGTGAAGGAATTACTCGATCGTTATCAACGGTGGAGTAATGAGCAAAGTAAGGGAGAAAAAACCGTTGCAGTATTCTATATATCTGATTATGGTTATAGCGATCGACTTTCCCAAGCCATTGCTAAAGGTATTACCAAAACAGGGATAGCAGTGGAAATGATTGATATTAATGGCACAGATATTCACGAAATCCCAGAAATTGTGGGCAAATCCGCAGGTATCGTTTTAGGAATGCCCCCTTTAACGGATAATCCCGTTGCACAAATTAGTAATAAAATGGGAGCAATTTTGGCTTGTGTCAATAGTAAACAAACTGTGGGTTTATATGAATCCTACGGCGGTGACGATGAACCGATCGATCCTCTTGCAAGAAAGTTACAAGATTTAGGATTAACTTCCGCTTTTGCACCTATCCGCATCAAAGATACTCCCCACGAGAATATTTATCAATTATGTGAAGAATCGGGAGTTGACTTAGGGCAGATTTTGACCAAAAAAACCAGTATTCAGCAAAGAAAATCCCTTAATAGCGATTTAGATAAAGCGATCGGGCGTATCAGTGGTGGTTTATATATTATCACTGCTCAAAAAGGAGAAGCGAAGGGCGCGATGTTGGCTTCATGGGTAACACAAGCTAGTTTCGAGCCACCGGGATTTACTGTTGCCGTTGCCAAAGACAGGGCGATCGAGTCTTTATTACAAGTAGATGATACTTTTGTCTTAAACATCCTTGAGGAAGGCAAATATCAACCACTGATGAAACATTTTCTAAAACGATTCCCCCCCGGTGCCGATCGTTTTGAGGGTGTTAAAACTCAAATAGCCACCAATGGATCACCTATTTTAATCGATGCTTTAGCCTATCTTGAATGTGAGGTCATCAGTCGTATGGATTGTGGCGATCATTGGGTAGTATATAGTAAAGTTACCAACGGACGAGTATCAAAACCCGATGCTTTAACAGCAGTACATCACCGTAAAGTCGGTAATTATTATTAA